In Rhodanobacter denitrificans, the sequence TCGACTGGTCCACCCTCGACCTGCCGGCGCAGACCCTGCTGTTCCTGGGCATCGCGGCCGTGTTCACGCTGCCGCTGAAGCAGCGCGTGATCGCGCTTGGCTTCAGCCTGACCGCCGTGCTGCTGGGTGCGGCGAGCCTGTACCAGCGCTACGCGCTGGGTGTCGACCGCCCCTACGGATTGAACGGCGGCGACTGGGCCGCGGTCGAGTTTGCGATGTACCTGCTGGTGCTGGTGCTGCTGGCGATGCTGCAGGCGTTGCGGCCGGACACCCGGCGCGGCGACCGCTGGCTGCACGTCGCCGCCGTGGCGGTCGGCCTGTACGGCGCGGTGCTGACCCAGAGCCGCGGCCCGCTGCTGTCGTTCGCCCCGGTCTACCTGGGGCTGATGCTGTGGCATGCGATGCGTTCGCGGCACTGGCGCCGCGTGCTGGTGCTGTTCGCGGCAACCGTGCTCGGCATGCTGGCGGTCACCGCCACGCTGCACCGGGAACTGGTCGAACGGCTGACCGATGTCCCGGCCGAGATCGCCAGTTACGACACCGGCGGCGACAGCAACGGCAGCGCCGTCGGCGAACGGCTGGAAATGTGGCGCACCGCATGGCAGGCCTTCAGCGAGCATCCGC encodes:
- a CDS encoding O-antigen ligase family protein, which gives rise to MRAHPASWQLWTASLLLAVMPLCFAVSGRFKSLPMALLFVTGVVLLATRAESRQAWRLAWPVIAVCMLRLLYDIGNFLSHRLDWSTLDLPAQTLLFLGIAAVFTLPLKQRVIALGFSLTAVLLGAASLYQRYALGVDRPYGLNGGDWAAVEFAMYLLVLVLLAMLQALRPDTRRGDRWLHVAAVAVGLYGAVLTQSRGPLLSFAPVYLGLMLWHAMRSRHWRRVLVLFAATVLGMLAVTATLHRELVERLTDVPAEIASYDTGGDSNGSAVGERLEMWRTAWQAFSEHPLAGIGLDQFGVYVREQAAAGNASPLIAKYVHPHSEYLESMVAGGLPALLVLLLFLAVPLGFFARQLGHPREPVAAAAAAGVMVIGMYALCAFGDNVFYRAMPQSLYLFLVLGLAVGIGRLQRNAPSC